In Phreatobacter cathodiphilus, the genomic window CGAAGATCGGCTCCCGCCCGTCCAGAACCCTGTCCATGTGGTCGGTGCGGGCCACCCAGCCGCGCAGGCGCCGTCCCGCCTCCCAATCGGCGCGCACCCGTTCGTGCCGATCCAGCCCGAACCAGCGCGCGCGTCGGGGATGGATCCCGGCGGGGTCGGCGGCGGCGACCTCCAGATAGACCCCGCCGCCGAGCTGCAGCAGGTGGTTGTGCGTACCCATATAGGCGTGGCGCTGGCCGAAGGGCACGTCGAGGTCGAGGCAGTCGCGGACATGGGCGACGCCCTCGGCGAGGGTCGGCGCGATCACCGTGAGGTGGTCGAGCGCGAGCACGGCGCGGGCCTCACAGCCCGTCGCGCGGGTCGCCCTTGCGTCGCTCCTTCAGGATGCGGGCGAAGCCCTCGAGGTCGGCGCTCGCCTCGGGGAGGACGATGCGCACGGTGACATAGAGGTCGCCCGCGCCGCTATCCGCCGGCAAGCCCTTGCCGCGCAGGCGGAAGGTCTTGCCCGAGGAGGTCATGGCGGGAAGGGTCAGCTCCACCTCGCCGTCGAGGGTGGGCGCGCGCACCTTGGCGCCGAGGATCGCCTCGTCGAGGGCGATCGGCAGGTCGAGCCTCAGATCCTTGCCGTCGGCCTTGAAGGCGGGATGCGGCTCGACCGCCACCACCACATAGGCATCGCCGGTCGGACGGCCGAGGCTGCCGGGCTTGCCCTTGCCGCGCAGGCGCATGCGGTGGCCGTCCCGCGTGCCCGGCGGGATCTTCAGGTCGACCGATTCGCCTGTCGGAAGCACCACCCGCTGGGTGGAGCCGCGGGCGGCGTCCAGAAACGGCACCTTGATGGTCAGCGTCACGTCCTCGCCCGAGGGCGGAGCGGAGAAATCGTCGCCGAAGGGCGAGCGGCCGCGACCGCCCTTCGTGCCGCCGGTCATGCCGGAGAGGATGTCGAAGAAATCGTCCATCGGCGGCGGGCCGCCCGGCTGGCCGCCCGTCCGCCCGCCGCCGCGCTGGAAGCCGTCGCGGCCGAACGAGAAGGTCTCGAAGATCGTCTCGCCGTGCGGGCCTGCGCCGGCGCCCGGCCCCCCGCGCGGGCGGCCACCGCCGAAACCCTCGAAGCCGGCGAAGCGCGGCTTGCCTTCGGCGTCGATCTCGCCGCGGTCGAACTGGCGCCGCTTGTCGGCATCCGACAGGAGTTCGTAGGCGTTGTTCAGTTCCGCAAAGCGGTCCTGCGCCTTGGGATCGTTGGGATTGGCATCGGGATGAAGCGCCT contains:
- a CDS encoding VOC family protein, whose protein sequence is MLALDHLTVIAPTLAEGVAHVRDCLDLDVPFGQRHAYMGTHNHLLQLGGGVYLEVAAADPAGIHPRRARWFGLDRHERVRADWEAGRRLRGWVARTDHMDRVLDGREPIFGRKVALPPEAPVFDFAIPDDGSLPLDGAAPSLIDRRGRPRSMDTIADLGARLVSFTLEHPEPATIAALHHDLATEGGPAVVAGPRMRYEAMIQTPGGLRCLT
- a CDS encoding DnaJ C-terminal domain-containing protein; translated protein: MARDPYDVIGVARSASADEIKRAFRKKAKALHPDANPNDPKAQDRFAELNNAYELLSDADKRRQFDRGEIDAEGKPRFAGFEGFGGGRPRGGPGAGAGPHGETIFETFSFGRDGFQRGGGRTGGQPGGPPPMDDFFDILSGMTGGTKGGRGRSPFGDDFSAPPSGEDVTLTIKVPFLDAARGSTQRVVLPTGESVDLKIPPGTRDGHRMRLRGKGKPGSLGRPTGDAYVVVAVEPHPAFKADGKDLRLDLPIALDEAILGAKVRAPTLDGEVELTLPAMTSSGKTFRLRGKGLPADSGAGDLYVTVRIVLPEASADLEGFARILKERRKGDPRDGL